A window of the Candidatus Nitrosotalea okcheonensis genome harbors these coding sequences:
- a CDS encoding CBS domain-containing protein, which yields MMVITKDNPSELERKKNLIDTLYHHSDLSVESISYQADMSIKQVQGIIDKIRKKEALEVLVEHSKTPVEKIMTKIVVSLESGKTIYDASVLMAKKRVGSLVVTSKGKPLGIVTKGDLVKGISTGVSFKNVSLEQFATRPLIYASSRQTIEEVADLMIKNKIRKLPVIQQGKIAGIVTVTDLAMFLSPTRRPGLTESIFHVITRENARKR from the coding sequence ATGATGGTCATAACAAAGGACAACCCGTCCGAGTTGGAGAGAAAAAAGAATCTCATTGATACACTATACCATCACTCTGACCTGTCAGTAGAATCAATATCATACCAGGCAGACATGAGCATCAAACAAGTCCAGGGCATTATAGACAAAATAAGGAAAAAAGAAGCTCTGGAAGTTCTTGTAGAGCACAGCAAAACACCTGTAGAAAAGATAATGACAAAGATAGTTGTCAGCCTGGAATCTGGCAAGACAATCTATGACGCATCGGTTTTGATGGCAAAGAAGAGGGTGGGATCTCTTGTTGTTACCTCGAAAGGAAAACCGCTCGGCATTGTCACAAAAGGCGATCTTGTAAAAGGCATCAGTACTGGGGTTTCATTCAAAAATGTCTCTCTTGAACAGTTTGCCACAAGACCACTGATTTATGCGTCTTCAAGGCAGACAATTGAAGAAGTTGCAGATCTCATGATAAAAAATAAGATACGAAAACTTCCTGTGATACAGCAGGGAAAAATAGCTGGAATTGTAACTGTAACGGATCTTGCAATGTTTCTCTCGCCTACCCGAAGGCCTGGGCTGACTGAATCCATATTTCATGTCATCACAAGAGAGAATGCCAGGAAAAGATAA
- a CDS encoding PPOX class F420-dependent oxidoreductase: MCLQEMSSDKITPFLDAKYINLETYRSNNQAVKTPVWFVIDDGIIYVATPPTTGKVKRLNCNKNVRIVPSDMKGNPRGEWIDATAYFANESESMQAIKLRKKKYGLMAKLIGIAVYRKGTPLIIGIKV, from the coding sequence ATGTGTTTGCAGGAAATGTCTTCTGACAAGATAACTCCATTTCTTGATGCAAAATATATCAACCTTGAAACATATCGAAGCAATAATCAAGCAGTAAAAACTCCTGTCTGGTTTGTAATTGATGATGGGATAATCTATGTTGCAACACCGCCTACTACTGGCAAAGTCAAGCGCCTGAATTGCAACAAGAATGTTCGTATTGTTCCCTCTGACATGAAAGGCAATCCGAGGGGAGAATGGATTGATGCAACTGCGTATTTTGCAAACGAATCTGAATCAATGCAGGCAATCAAGCTTCGTAAGAAAAAATATGGTCTTATGGCAAAATTGATAGGAATTGCAGTGTATAGAAAGGGTACTCCGCTAATAATTGGCATCAAGGTTTGA
- a CDS encoding protealysin inhibitor emfourin, protein MKIHFERSGGFAGIRTSVSLDTDNMSQDESAQLHGLCANINFFNLPSKSDAKRGAADLFLYKITVESKDGKHTVETTDLSMTPGFERFVNYLSDKAQKN, encoded by the coding sequence ATGAAAATACACTTTGAGCGCTCGGGTGGGTTTGCAGGAATCAGAACATCTGTTTCACTTGACACTGACAACATGTCACAAGACGAGTCTGCACAGCTTCATGGCCTGTGTGCCAATATCAATTTCTTTAACCTGCCTTCCAAGTCTGATGCCAAAAGAGGCGCCGCAGATCTTTTTCTATACAAAATTACAGTAGAATCAAAAGATGGAAAACACACCGTAGAGACAACTGACTTGTCCATGACTCCTGGATTTGAACGCTTTGTTAACTATTTGTCTGACAAGGCTCAGAAAAACTAG
- a CDS encoding M4 family metallopeptidase, translated as MPPHLLREIINRGDPGLKKWAINTITLSEQIRMQRQIFVTNDIMSVSTQKQRRIYDAKNKSALPGKLVRMEGDPTVDDPAVNEAYDGAGWTYDIYKDVYGRNSIDNKGMTLDSTVHYSEKYDNAFWNGNQMVYGDGDGKIFKRFTIAIDVIGHELTHGVTQYTAKLEYQDQSGALNEHISDVFGSIVKQYSLKQNTKQADWLIGHGLFTPKINGVALRSMKAPGTAYDDPLIGKDPQPGTMNDYVDTSEDNGGVHINSGIPNRAFYLIATDIGGYSWDKAGKIWYKTLDLLNPNSNFEDMAACTFEAAGILFGSAEQESVRQGWDGVGITVKK; from the coding sequence GTGCCGCCACATCTCTTACGTGAAATAATAAATCGTGGAGATCCGGGACTGAAAAAATGGGCAATCAATACCATTACACTCTCCGAGCAAATAAGGATGCAGCGACAAATTTTTGTCACAAATGATATCATGTCTGTATCAACTCAAAAACAACGCAGAATCTATGATGCAAAAAACAAGAGTGCACTTCCTGGCAAATTAGTACGAATGGAGGGTGATCCTACAGTTGATGATCCTGCAGTAAATGAGGCATATGATGGAGCAGGATGGACATATGATATCTACAAGGATGTCTATGGAAGAAATTCTATTGATAACAAGGGAATGACGCTTGATTCTACGGTACATTATAGTGAAAAATATGATAACGCATTCTGGAATGGCAACCAGATGGTTTACGGTGACGGTGATGGAAAAATATTCAAACGGTTTACAATTGCAATTGATGTCATAGGCCATGAGCTTACGCATGGGGTGACTCAGTATACTGCAAAGCTAGAGTATCAGGATCAGTCAGGTGCATTAAATGAGCATATTTCAGACGTCTTTGGCTCTATTGTAAAACAATATTCTCTCAAGCAGAACACAAAACAGGCAGACTGGCTAATCGGACATGGCCTTTTTACGCCTAAAATCAATGGAGTTGCATTACGCTCCATGAAGGCTCCAGGGACTGCATATGATGACCCATTGATTGGAAAAGATCCGCAGCCTGGAACCATGAATGACTATGTTGATACCTCTGAGGACAATGGCGGGGTCCACATAAACTCTGGTATACCAAATCGGGCCTTTTACTTGATAGCAACTGACATTGGTGGATACTCATGGGACAAGGCAGGCAAGATCTGGTACAAGACACTTGACTTGCTAAATCCCAACTCTAACTTTGAGGACATGGCAGCGTGCACATTTGAGGCTGCCGGAATTTTGTTTGGAAGTGCGGAACAAGAGTCTGTCAGACAAGGCTGGGATGGAGTAGGAATTACGGTAAAGAAATAA
- a CDS encoding metallophosphoesterase family protein, with protein sequence MSQNPVQGSGTVQSITKHMALGNQKFKPLPNPTGIPPYHIRLDDVIPVADIKKINDANKILFHVVGDTGGVKYPIPQQIVEMAMESDLQGPDRPAYFYHLGDVVYYFGQASEYYPQFYEPYAKYQAPIFAIPGNHDGDVAPGDTTPSLDAFVRNFCSKEPKVVPDSVEVNRPAMTQPNVYFTLEAPFVTTIGLYSNVPEGGVFDDSQIKWFKDELRKAPKNKALIVTVHHPAYSADMYHSGSKVIEETLDNAFSESGRFADIILTGHVHNYQRFTRTVDNKHVPYLVVGSGGYWHLHYMQKLPNKDPLPVPYTMPDSNTILENYCENRHGYMIMQVTPESITGTYHTVPRPHESWRGKSELFDSFTLDLSTHRLKK encoded by the coding sequence ATGTCACAAAACCCAGTACAAGGATCCGGTACAGTACAATCAATCACAAAGCATATGGCATTAGGAAATCAAAAATTCAAGCCTCTCCCCAATCCCACAGGCATACCCCCATATCACATAAGGCTAGACGATGTAATCCCTGTAGCAGATATTAAAAAAATCAATGATGCAAACAAGATTTTATTTCATGTTGTAGGCGACACAGGCGGCGTCAAGTATCCAATACCACAACAAATAGTAGAAATGGCAATGGAGTCAGATCTGCAAGGACCTGACAGGCCTGCATATTTTTACCACCTAGGAGACGTGGTGTATTATTTTGGCCAGGCAAGTGAATACTATCCTCAATTTTATGAGCCGTACGCAAAGTACCAGGCTCCAATATTTGCAATACCTGGAAACCACGACGGGGATGTTGCTCCTGGGGATACCACACCATCACTTGATGCCTTTGTGAGGAATTTTTGCTCCAAAGAGCCAAAAGTTGTTCCTGACTCGGTAGAGGTAAACAGGCCTGCCATGACACAGCCAAACGTGTATTTCACTCTAGAAGCGCCGTTTGTGACAACTATTGGACTGTATTCCAACGTGCCAGAGGGAGGCGTATTTGATGATTCCCAGATCAAATGGTTCAAGGATGAACTAAGAAAAGCCCCAAAAAACAAGGCACTCATTGTCACGGTGCACCATCCTGCATATTCTGCTGACATGTATCATAGTGGAAGCAAGGTCATCGAGGAGACACTTGATAACGCATTTTCAGAGTCGGGACGTTTTGCAGATATAATACTAACAGGCCACGTTCACAATTACCAGAGATTCACAAGGACTGTAGACAACAAGCATGTACCATATCTTGTAGTAGGATCAGGAGGATATTGGCACTTGCACTACATGCAAAAGCTGCCAAACAAAGATCCACTTCCTGTACCGTATACAATGCCAGATAGCAACACAATACTTGAGAACTATTGTGAAAACAGGCATGGCTACATGATAATGCAGGTTACGCCAGAATCAATCACTGGAACATATCATACAGTTCCAAGACCGCATGAATCATGGCGTGGCAAATCAGAGTTATTTGATTCATTTACACTTGATCTTTCCACACACAGGTTGAAAAAATGA